From a region of the Besnoitia besnoiti strain Bb-Ger1 chromosome I, whole genome shotgun sequence genome:
- a CDS encoding tetratricopeptide repeat-containing protein (encoded by transcript BESB_001950): MTVPAPPPSEAQEDSKQAVDGAAGANPEVPSPTENAESSPSAPATEQQQENEVDEGETEEAGDDDEKEFAGKDAQTLLDDGKTFFRSKNWSKAAECFSRAVERRVAELDGSDFHPELSTYYLWFGDTLLTKEEQNAELFQFDKPKQEAGDSGSASSTSSGASASSSSSSLSSAPSAEKGENAHGSTEEEVPGGNAAGKVSDEELAFEMLEMAKRCLLKKLENSPPPGAAASSSLQACAKEEGGKSTVAVHTDVIDLSFAYVRLADMQLMNERYDEAAQDYGEAVALRERYHLPKETLMAPLLSLAQATFFSGKKTAALDVFKRTLDIGKEIKEGVLRMPDGMTADALADTIEDLQLQIADVEKQIAEEAAAGKNEEESTKGSQCAARDCIATTTSTFDTAQLDPSSAKVVRVSVRPRSAAVSVISGEGAPSRAGGNDDEEEKYRHSPKKRRIDLRQLQSSPSEQNAVKAAPSAEAKP; encoded by the exons ATGACTGTcccggctcctccgccgtccgAGGCCCAAGAGGACTCGAAGCAAGCCGTGGATGGGG ccgccggtgCCAATCCGGAGGTGCCGTCGCCGACGGAGAACGCGGAGAGCAGCCCTAGTGCCCCAGCGACGGAGCAACAGCAGGAAAATGAAGTTGATGAAGGTGAAAcggaggaggcaggagaTGACGACGAGAAAG AGTTTGCCGGCAAGGATGCACAAACCCTCCTCGACGACGGCAAGACGTTCTTCCGCAGCAAGAACTGGTCCAAGGCTGCCGAGTGCTTTTCGCGCGCTGTAGAGCGGAG GGTGGCAGAACTCGATGGCTCAGACTTCCACCCCGAGCTGAGCACGTACTATCTCTGGTTCGGAGATACTCTACTGACTAAGGAAGAGCAGAATGCCGAACTGTTCCAGTTTGACAAGCCAAAGCAGGAGGCCGGTGACTCGGGTTCAGCTTCATCAA CTTCttccggcgcgtctgcgtcgtcatCAAGCTCCTCGTTATCTTCAGCCCCTTCcgcagagaagggcgagaaTGCGCATGGTTCAACAGAAGAGGAGGTCCCTGGCGGAAATGCCGCCGGCAAGGTTTCAGATGAGGAACTGGCCTTCGAAATGCTGGAGATGGCAAAGCGGTGTCTCCTGAAGAAACTGGAAAACTCGCCCCCTCCAGGGGCCGCGGCAAgctcgtcgctgcaggcttgtgcgaaggaagaaggcgggaaGAGCACGGTCGCAGTCCACACTGACGTCATCGACCTTTCGTTCGCCTACGTCCGCCTGGCAGACATGCAGCTAATGAATGAAAGATATGATGAAGCCGCGCAG GACTATGGAGAGGCCGTGGCTCTCCGAGAGCGATACCATTTACCCAAGGAAACCCTCATGGCGCCACTTCTTTCTTTAGCGCAAGCAACGTTCTTCAGTGGAAAGAAAACCGCCGCGCTCGATGTGTTCAAG CGTACCCTGGATATTGGCAAAGAAATTAAAGAGGGGGTCCTGAGGATGCCAGATGGCATGACAGCGGACGCGCTTGCAGATACGATTGAAGATCTGCAGCTTCAAATCGCAGACGTCGAGAAACAAATTGctgaggaggccgccgccggcaagAATGAGGAGGAATCGACGAAAGGCAGCCAGTGTGCTGCACGTGATTGCATTGCGACAACGACATCGACTTTCGATACAGCTCAGTTGGACCCTTCCTCCGCAAAGGTCGTCAGAGTTTCTGTTCGACCACGATCCGCTGCTGTTTCCGTCATCAGTGGCGAAGGAGCCCCCTCCAGGGCTGGAGGCAatgacgacgaggaagaaaaatACAGGCACAGCCCGAAGAAACGCAGAATTGATTTACGGCAACTGCAGAGTAGCCCATCCGAACAAAACGCAGTCAAAGCAGCCCCTTCTGCCGAGGCAAAACCGTGA